TGGAGAGGGCGGAGACGTGCACCAGCCCGTCCTGGTGGACGCCGATGTCCACGAACGCCCCGAACGCGGCCACGTTGGTGACGACCCCTTCCAGCACCATGCCGGTCTCCAGGTCGCCGATCTTCTCGATGCCGTCCTTGAAGGTGGCGGTCTGGAAGGCGGGTCGCGGGTCGCGGCCGGGCTTGTCGAGCTCGCCGAGGATGTCGGTGACGGTGGGCACGCCGAAGGTGTCGTCGGCGAAGTCGCCGGGCTTCAGCGACCGCAGGACCGAGCCGTTGCCGATGAGCCCCCGAAGCTCGCCGCCGGTGGCGGCGAGGATCCGGCGGACCACCGGGTACGCCTCGGGGTGGACCGCGGAGGCGTCCAGCGGGTCGTCGCCGTCGGGAATCCGCAGGAAGCCGGCGCACTGCTCGAAGGCCTTGGGGCCGAGCCGGGCCACGTCCTTGAGCGACCGGCGGGTACGGAACGGGCCGTTGGCGTCGCGGTGGGCGACGATGTTGTCGGCCAGCGTGCCGGTGATGCCGGAGACCCGGGTGAGCAGCGGGGCGGAGGCGGTGTTGACGTCCACGCCGACGGCGTTGACGCAGTCCTCGACCACGGCGTCCAGCGAGCGGGAGAGCTTGAGTTCGCTGAGGTCGTGCTGGTACTGGCCGACGCCGATCGACTTGGGGTCGATCTTGACCAGTTCGGCGAGCGGGTCCTGGAGGCGGCGGGCGATGGAGACGGCACCGCGGATCGAGACGTCCAGGCCGGGCAGTTCCTGGGAGGCGAAGGCGGAGGCCGAGTACACGGACGCGCCGGCCTCGCTGACCATGACCTTGGTGAGGTCCAGCTCGGGGTGGCGCTTGATCAGGTCGCCGGCGAGCTTGTCGGTCTCCCGGGAGGCGGTGCCGTTGCCGATGGCGACCAGGTCGACCCGGTGCTTCTTCGCCAGGGCGGCGAGGGTGGCGAGCGCGGCGTCCCACTTGTTGGCGGGCTGGTGGGGGTAGACGGTCTCGTGGGCGACCACCTTGCCGGTGGCGTCGACCACGGCGACCTTCACGCCGGTGCGGAAGCCGGGGTCCAGGCCCATGGTGGCGCGGGTGCCGGCGGGGGCGGCGAGCAGCAGGTCGCGCAGGTTGGCGGCGAAGACGCGGACGGCCTCGTCCTCGGCCTCCTGGCGCAGCCGGGTGCGCAGGTCGATGCCGAGCCGGACGAGGATCCGGGTGCGCCAGGCCCAGCGGACGGTGTCGGTGAGCCACTTGTCGGCCGGGCGGCCGCGGTCGGCGATGCCGAAGCGGGCGGCGATCCGCTGCTCGTAGTCGCTCTCGCCGGGGAGGTCGGTGGCCTCGGAGCCGTCCAGCGGGGAGAGTTCGAGGTCGAGCACCTCCTCCTTCTCGCCGCGCAGCATGGCGAGGATGCGGTGCGAGGGGAGCTTGGTGTACGGCTCGGCGAAGTCGAAGTAGTCGGCGAACTTGGCGCCGTCCTGCTCCTTGCCGTCGCGAACCGTGGCGACCAGCCGGCCGCGGGTCCACATCCGCTCGCGCAGCGAGCCGACCAGGTCGGCGTCCTCGCCGAAGCGTTCCACCAGGATGGCGCGGGCGCCGTCCAGTGCGGCGGCGCCGTCGGCGACGGCCTCGTTGAGGTAGCCGGCGGCGGTGGCGGCCGGGTCCTGGCCGGGGTCGGCGAGCAGGGTGTCGGCGAGCGGCTCCAGGCCGGCCTCGCGGGCGATCTGCGCCTTGGTGCGCCGCTTGGGCTTGAACGGGAGGTAGATGTCCTCCAGGCGGGCCTTGGAGTCGGCGGCGAGGATCTGCGCGCGCAGGGCGTCGTCCAGCTTGCCCTGGGCGTCGACGGACTCCAGGACGGCGGTGCGGCGGTCCTCCAGCTCGCGGAGGTAGCGCAGCCGCTCCTCCAGGGTGCGCAGCTGGGCGTCGTCGAGCGCGCCGGTGGCCTCCTTGCGGTAGCGGGCGATGAAGGGGACGGTCGCGCCGCCGTCCAGCAGGTCGACGGCCGCCTTCACCTGCCCCTCGCGGACGCCCAGCTCATCGGCGATCTTGCGTTCGACTGCCATGGTCACGAAGCCGGTCACCTTCTCTGAATCCTCGCGGGTCTCCTCCTGCATTCTGGCAGGTCCCCCCGTCGGATCGGGTGCGACCGTGTCCCCGGGCCCGCGTGGCGCGTTGTGGTGGTGGCCGGTGACCCACGGTGTGCGCGCCGTCACCGGATCCGGCCGGCTCCGGCGGGGCACCCCGGCCGTGAGACGGCTCCCATCCATCTTCCCGTGGAGGCGACGGTGGCCCAGGCCCCGACCCCGGTCACCCAGTGGGGCATCCCGCAGGCGGGCCCGTTCCGCTGGACGCGCCCGGCCACCTGGCCGCGCGAGGCGCTGGCCCTGGCCGGGTACTGGACGGCCAGCCGGATGGTGATGGTCGGCATGCTGCGGTCGGGCAAGGCCGAGCAGGCGATCGAGGTGCACCGGACGTACTACGGCTGGTACGAGGTGCTGTCCACCGGCACGTTCCCGGTGGACGACGTGACCTGGCAGTACCCGCCGGGGGCTGCGCTGGCGATGCTGGCGCCGGGCCTGCTGCCGTTCCTGACGTACCTCCAGGCGTTCGCGGTGCTGATGCTGGTGACGGACGCGGTCACCCAGGCCGCGCTGATCCGGGTCTCGTTGCGCCGCAACGGCGGTTACCACCGCGGGCGTTCGACCGCGGGGGCGTGGATGTGGGCGCTCGCCCTGCCGCTGCTGCTGGGCCTGCCGTACGGCCGGTACGACCTGCCGGTGACCGCGCTGGCGATGGCGGCGCTGCTGCTGCTGCCGAGCCGGCCGCGGATCGGCGGGGTGGTGGCGGGGATCGGGGCGATGGTGAAGGTGTGGCCCGCGCTGGCCCTGCTGGGCGCGCCGCGCGGGCGCGGAACCCGGCAGGCGTGGACGGCGATGGGTGTCTCGGCGCTGGTCCTGCTGGCGGTGCTGGCGGTGCTGTTCGACAACACCTTCGGGTTCCTGACGGCCCAGCAGGGCCGCGGGGTGGAGATCGAGTCGCTGGGCGGAACGGTGCTGCAGGTGGCCCGGCTGTTCGGCTGGCCGGGCGAGGTGGAACAGCACTACGGCTCGCTGGAGTTCCTCGGCCCGCACGTACACCGGATCGCCAAGGCGTCGCTGCTGCTGACCGCCGCCGCGTTCGGCTGGCTGCTGCTGTGGCGGTGGCGGGCCCGCCGGTGGAGCCCGGCCACGCCGTACGACGCGGCGCTGACGGCGGTGCTGCTGTTCACCGTGACCAGCCGGGTGATCAGCCCGCAGTACCTGATCTGGCTGATCGGGCTGGCGGCGGTCTGCCTGACCGTCCGGGGGTCCTCGCAGCGGCCGGTGGCGGTGCTGATCCTGCTGGCGGTGGCCGTGACCACGGTGGACTATCCGCTGTTCTTCGACGCGATGATCTCGGGGGGTTGGCGGCCGACGGTGGTGATCCTGGTCCGCAACGGCCTGCTGCTCACCGCCTCGCTGTGGTCCGCGGGCCGGCTGTGGCGGGCCTCGGTCTCCACCGTCCCGGTGCTGCGGGAGGCCCGGCAGCCGCGCCGCGGGCCGATCCGTGCGGCCTGACGGCTGATCCGGGTGGGCCGAGCTGATCCGGGGCGGCGTGACGGGTGGGCCGACGGGCCGATCCGGGCGGCCCGACGGCCGGGGCTCGCCGGAGGCCGCTACCAGATCGGCCGGAGCCGCCCGCTGGGAGCCAACCGGACCAGGTCGTCCCGGAGTTCGCGCAGCCGCGGGTCGCCGAGCGCCGCGGCCCAGGGTCGGACGGCCTCGGCGGCCGCCTCGTCGGCGGCCCGGGTGCAGGCCCAGCCGCGTTCGGTGAGCACGACCAGCCGGGCCCGGGCGTCGGTGGGGTGCGGCCGGCGTTCCACATAGCCCTTGCGCACCAGCTCGTCGACCATCTGGCTGGCCGCCTGCTTGGTGACGCCCAGGTGCTCGGCGAGGTCCCCGACGGTGGCGTCGCCCGGGGCGAGGCGGACGAAGGCGAAGCCGTGGGCGGGCCGCAGGTCCTCGAAGCCGCGGGCGTGCACCCCCGCGTCGATGGCCCTGACCAGGTCGGACGCCAGCCCGAGGATGAGCGGGGGAAGGCTCGCGGCGACGGTTTCGGACCCGGCGTGGTCAGCGGCGTCGTTCATGGGGAAAGCCTAGACGCTTGACTATGCAGTCAAGATACTTGACCATATAGTCAAGTCGCTTGACCATCTCACCGAGGAGACACCGCCGTGCCAGTCGTCCGCTCCACCGAGGCCGTCGTCCACGAGATCCACGGCGCCCGCTTCCTCTCTTACGCCCGCCAGGAGACCGGCAGCACCGCGCTCCGCGCCTGGCGGCTGGAGATACCCGCCGGCACCGAGGGCGTCGAGCACACCGTCAGCCACGAGGAGGTCCTGCTGCTGCTCACCGGCACCCCCGTCGTCACCCTGGACGGAGCGGCCACCGCCCCGGACCCGACCGACGCCGTCATCGTCCCGGCCGGCACCCGGCTGAAGGTCGACAACCCGGGCCCCGGCCCCGTCACCGCCTGGGTCACCACCTCCGCCGGCCTCCAGGCCACCCTCCC
The window above is part of the Kitasatospora sp. HUAS MG31 genome. Proteins encoded here:
- a CDS encoding Tex family protein, with the protein product MAVERKIADELGVREGQVKAAVDLLDGGATVPFIARYRKEATGALDDAQLRTLEERLRYLRELEDRRTAVLESVDAQGKLDDALRAQILAADSKARLEDIYLPFKPKRRTKAQIAREAGLEPLADTLLADPGQDPAATAAGYLNEAVADGAAALDGARAILVERFGEDADLVGSLRERMWTRGRLVATVRDGKEQDGAKFADYFDFAEPYTKLPSHRILAMLRGEKEEVLDLELSPLDGSEATDLPGESDYEQRIAARFGIADRGRPADKWLTDTVRWAWRTRILVRLGIDLRTRLRQEAEDEAVRVFAANLRDLLLAAPAGTRATMGLDPGFRTGVKVAVVDATGKVVAHETVYPHQPANKWDAALATLAALAKKHRVDLVAIGNGTASRETDKLAGDLIKRHPELDLTKVMVSEAGASVYSASAFASQELPGLDVSIRGAVSIARRLQDPLAELVKIDPKSIGVGQYQHDLSELKLSRSLDAVVEDCVNAVGVDVNTASAPLLTRVSGITGTLADNIVAHRDANGPFRTRRSLKDVARLGPKAFEQCAGFLRIPDGDDPLDASAVHPEAYPVVRRILAATGGELRGLIGNGSVLRSLKPGDFADDTFGVPTVTDILGELDKPGRDPRPAFQTATFKDGIEKIGDLETGMVLEGVVTNVAAFGAFVDIGVHQDGLVHVSALSKTFVKDPREVVKPGDIVKVRVTSVDVQRKRIGLTLRLDDEPARGAGAGEGGGGGRRDRDRDRDRDRDRGGRPPRQDRRGPAPAANSAMADALRRAGLTK
- a CDS encoding glycosyltransferase family 87 protein is translated as MAQAPTPVTQWGIPQAGPFRWTRPATWPREALALAGYWTASRMVMVGMLRSGKAEQAIEVHRTYYGWYEVLSTGTFPVDDVTWQYPPGAALAMLAPGLLPFLTYLQAFAVLMLVTDAVTQAALIRVSLRRNGGYHRGRSTAGAWMWALALPLLLGLPYGRYDLPVTALAMAALLLLPSRPRIGGVVAGIGAMVKVWPALALLGAPRGRGTRQAWTAMGVSALVLLAVLAVLFDNTFGFLTAQQGRGVEIESLGGTVLQVARLFGWPGEVEQHYGSLEFLGPHVHRIAKASLLLTAAAFGWLLLWRWRARRWSPATPYDAALTAVLLFTVTSRVISPQYLIWLIGLAAVCLTVRGSSQRPVAVLILLAVAVTTVDYPLFFDAMISGGWRPTVVILVRNGLLLTASLWSAGRLWRASVSTVPVLREARQPRRGPIRAA
- a CDS encoding MarR family winged helix-turn-helix transcriptional regulator, which encodes MNDAADHAGSETVAASLPPLILGLASDLVRAIDAGVHARGFEDLRPAHGFAFVRLAPGDATVGDLAEHLGVTKQAASQMVDELVRKGYVERRPHPTDARARLVVLTERGWACTRAADEAAAEAVRPWAAALGDPRLRELRDDLVRLAPSGRLRPIW
- a CDS encoding cupin domain-containing protein, with the protein product MPVVRSTEAVVHEIHGARFLSYARQETGSTALRAWRLEIPAGTEGVEHTVSHEEVLLLLTGTPVVTLDGAATAPDPTDAVIVPAGTRLKVDNPGPGPVTAWVTTSAGLQATLPDGTTITPPWAG